A single window of Gossypium arboreum isolate Shixiya-1 chromosome 13, ASM2569848v2, whole genome shotgun sequence DNA harbors:
- the LOC108462024 gene encoding cation/H(+) antiporter 3-like codes for MDVGLALLFIVIVMFVLRPVMKWMVKRTPGAGQIKDICFFIVVLAFMMSPRFTKLFRVYFLFDPFILGLAVPDGPPLGSALVEKLDPIISGLFLPIFATTCGLRFDPSYFKDSTKFAYHQAIGAVVTLLIKFVVSLLVPLLCKMPTRDSFALAFIMMSKGIVEMGSYSIMNDSRVISEDIFTHMTIVIILVASIVPILVKKLYDPSRKYLCFQKRTIMNSKLNQELRLISCVHVPSNVSSITNLFNASCLTRDSSIALDALHLVKLSGRATPLFIAHHKQKKTQPNKSYSENVVLAFEQFERDNREAVSVNVFTAVSPPNLMYEDICNLAMDRLTSFIILPFHRRWYIDGTIESEDQTIRSLNFDILERAPCSIGILVEGRRNLKGSNVRDPLASNNFSSYNIAVIFMGGQDDREALALAKRISQDKNVSLTVIHFKAANSLGAILTENDRMLDDAMLSDIKQSTCLTYIEKQVKDGPETSNYLRSIVEDYQLIIVGRRYKRENPQTSGLQEWCEFQEIGIIGDLLSSADFIGNYSLLIVQQQQQRTT; via the exons ATGGATGTTGGACTGGCTCTGCTCTTTATTGTAATCGTGATGTTTGTGTTGCGACCAGTGATGAAATGGATGGTGAAACGCACGCCTGGGGCTGGCCAAATCAAAGATATATGCTTTTTTATCGTCGTTTTGGCATTCATGATGTCACCTAGGTTCACTAAACTATTTCGTGTATATTTTCTATTTGATCCATTTATTCTGGGCTTGGCTGTCCCAGATGGACCCCCTTTGGGATCCGCTCTAGTCGAAAAGTTAGACCCTATTATTTCAGGATTGTTTTTGCCTATATTTGCTACAACATGTGGCCTAAGGTTTGATCCGTCTTATTTTAAGGACTCTACCAAGTTTGCATATCACCAAGCCATTGGAGCTGTTGTAACACTTTtgatcaaatttgtggtctctcTTCTAGTGCCCTTATTATGCAAGATGCCCACAAGGGATTCTTTCGCACTTGCTTTTATAATGATGTCTAAAGGAATTGTTGAGATGGGTTCCTACAGCATCATGAATGACAGCAGA GTTATATCAGAGGATATATTCACTCACATGACTATTGTGATCATTTTGGTTGCAAGCATTGTGCCAATACTTGTGAAAAAGCTTTATGATCCATCTAGGAAGTATTTATGCTTTCAAAAGAGGACCATCATGAACTCCAAGCTCAACCAGGAGCTGCGATTGATCAGTTGCGTTCATGTGCCAAGTAATGTCAGTTCTATTACCAACCTATTTAATGCCTCATGTCTGACTAGAGACAGCTCCATTGCTTTGGATGCCCTTCACCTTGTCAAGCTTAGTGGACGAGCCACACCGCTTTTCATTGCTCATCATAAGCAAAAGAAAACACAGCCCAACAAGTCGTACTCCGAGAATGTGGTGCTCGCTTTCGAACAGTTTGAGCGGGACAACAGGGAGGCTGTATCTGTGAACGTTTTCACCGCAGTATCTCCACCAAATTTGATGTACGAGGATATATGCAACCTTGCCATGGACCGCCTTACATCCTTTATAATACTCCCGTTTCACCGGAGGTGGTACATTGACGGGACCATCGAATCAGAAGATCAAACCATAAGAAGCCTGAACTTCGACATCCTTGAAAGGGCACCTTGCTCGATAGGGATCCTTGTTGAAGGACGCCGCAACCTAAAAGGCTCCAATGTTAGAGACCCATTAGCATCAAATAACTTCTCATCCTACAACATTGCAGTGATCTTCATGGGGGGTCAAGATGATAGGGAGGCTCTAGCGCTAGCTAAACGCATATCCCAAGACAAAAATGTTAGCCTTACCGTAATCCATTTCAAAGCTGCAAACAGCTTAGGCGCCATCCTAACCGAGAATGATCGAATGCTTGATGATGCAATGTTGAGTGACATTAAACAAAGTACATGCTTAACATACATTGAGAAACAAGTAAAAGATGGACCAGAAACTTCAAATTATCTTCGATCCATTGTGGAAGACTACCAACTTATCATTGTTGGGAGACGATACAAGAGGGAAAATCCTCAGACCTCAGGTCTACAGGAGTGGTGTGAATTTCAAGAGATTGGGATTATTGGAGACTTACTTTCATCTGCAGATTTTATTGGCAATTATTCTTTGTTGATTgtgcaacaacaacaacaaaggacTACTTGA